The sequence ATATAAATCGGCGGGACAAATTTTTTCACAACTTCGAAATTTGATTCATTGCGATCCGGATGAAGATTTGTAAGCGTCAGACCGACAGCCATGTTGGTTAGAATGAGTGAAAGATCAAAATGTTTGGCGATACCGCTTGCCAACAATATTGCCGCAACATTTATAACCAATTGGTCATCTCTTGTTTTGATCCAGCGCAGAACATGGTCAATAATCAGAGAGATTAAGAATCCCAGCAGTAGCGAACCGAAAATTTCAATAAGTGGCTGTAACACCATGATTCTGATATTCAACCCTCCACCGGTAACAAGCGCATTGGCGAAGGAAAAAGCAAAGCCGTAAAGAAAGAGAGCCAGCCCGTCATCAAGGGCCACGATGGCTAAAATCGTAGACGTCAACGGACCTTTGGAGCGATATTCCCAAAGAACATCTACGGTCGCTGCCGGAGCCGTTGCTGAACTGAGAGCGCCCAACAAAATGCCCAACGGTATGTTTTTCGTTAATAGTATCGTCAGGGTACAGACAAGAAGCATTGCCAGCAGTCCTTCGGATAGCAGGATACTGAAAAACTGTCTACCATATTTTTGGAATATGGAGTATTTGAGTTCTCCTCCGACCATAAAGCCGATAAATG comes from uncultured Desulfobacter sp. and encodes:
- a CDS encoding cation:proton antiporter, which encodes MHILFTLGLIMALGLAGGRLFERFGIPQVVGYIVVGVVLGDSVLHFISLKTLDDLSPLTSMALAFIGFMVGGELKYSIFQKYGRQFFSILLSEGLLAMLLVCTLTILLTKNIPLGILLGALSSATAPAATVDVLWEYRSKGPLTSTILAIVALDDGLALFLYGFAFSFANALVTGGGLNIRIMVLQPLIEIFGSLLLGFLISLIIDHVLRWIKTRDDQLVINVAAILLASGIAKHFDLSLILTNMAVGLTLTNLHPDRNESNFEVVKKFVPPIYIIFFLFVGARLQLGLLPSMGILGVLYVLGRTIGKWAGSFLGATISGAPLTVRKYLGFALFSQAGVAIGLALDIYQHFGEFGSAGERLGHTVINVIAATTLLVQIIGPLSVKFAISKAGEIPEQIQNKSEGE